The Synergistota bacterium genome includes a region encoding these proteins:
- a CDS encoding flagellin has protein sequence MRIGLEPLFPRKGSLLEEVQKRLAENIERLSSMLRINRAKDDAAGLAISESLRGQIVETIQGIRNLQDRISRIQVADQALGSQSGIIDRMRELAVQATNATLSEEDRTAIEREFSQLREEINRIAEKTTFNEQPVIGDMTAERLGLSNVRLGDETTLRTLDRAKEVITSRRANLGAEERSLASEIGRLGVAAINLTAAESLIRDNDVAEEVSSLTINQILEELNIIMLNQARRNSSNILNLLREG, from the coding sequence ATGAGGATTGGGTTAGAGCCCCTTTTTCCAAGGAAGGGTTCTCTCCTCGAAGAGGTACAAAAGAGACTTGCTGAAAACATCGAACGACTAAGCAGCATGTTGAGGATAAACAGAGCGAAAGATGATGCAGCAGGTCTCGCTATCTCAGAGAGCTTAAGAGGTCAAATAGTTGAAACCATCCAAGGGATAAGAAACCTCCAGGATAGGATATCAAGAATTCAAGTTGCAGATCAAGCGCTTGGTTCTCAGAGTGGAATAATCGATAGAATGAGGGAGCTTGCAGTTCAAGCGACAAACGCTACACTATCGGAGGAGGACAGAACAGCCATAGAAAGGGAGTTCTCTCAACTTAGGGAAGAAATAAATAGAATAGCAGAAAAGACTACATTTAACGAGCAACCTGTTATAGGAGATATGACTGCAGAGAGGCTTGGCCTATCTAATGTAAGATTAGGTGATGAAACCACGCTAAGGACACTAGATAGGGCTAAAGAAGTAATAACCTCAAGAAGGGCAAATCTTGGAGCGGAAGAAAGAAGCTTGGCCTCAGAAATAGGAAGACTTGGCGTAGCAGCCATAAATCTAACTGCAGCAGAATCTCTCATAAGAGATAATGATGTGGCTGAAGAGGTCTCAAGCTTAACCATTAATCAAATACTAGAGGAGCTTAATATAATAATGCTAAACCAGGCAAGAAGAAACTCAAGCAATATCCTAAACTTGCTTAGGGAAGGTTAA
- a CDS encoding MBL fold metallo-hydrolase, translating into MGHATLWMEIDGVTLLTDPVSKVIWGDAYFKNHFPEIKERFPLDLVIISHTHKDHFDTKALKDIEARVFIVPFKCFRIFPRKKNALLVEMKPWEEIMLNGIRIFSLPAIHLSWLHPYPIFTYSLAYIVDSGSLSLYFAGDTGFSKSLFKKIGQKFRLDVAFLPVGTDALFFKWYHLGAIDALRAFKLLGAKAFVPIHWGVIKGISGDSLKTVIKLLKSSSSFLRLLDVGDAVSWRELLMGGGTAPPLLTFPKQV; encoded by the coding sequence TTGGGTCATGCAACTTTGTGGATGGAAATTGACGGTGTAACTCTGTTAACCGATCCTGTGAGTAAGGTTATCTGGGGAGATGCCTATTTCAAAAATCATTTCCCCGAGATAAAAGAGCGCTTTCCTTTAGACCTCGTTATCATATCTCATACTCATAAAGACCACTTTGATACTAAGGCCTTAAAGGATATAGAGGCAAGGGTTTTCATCGTTCCATTTAAATGCTTTCGGATTTTCCCAAGGAAGAAAAACGCTTTGCTTGTTGAGATGAAGCCCTGGGAGGAGATTATGCTTAATGGTATAAGGATCTTTTCTCTTCCCGCTATTCACCTTAGTTGGCTTCATCCCTATCCTATTTTTACCTATTCGCTGGCTTATATAGTGGATAGCGGTTCCTTAAGTCTTTATTTTGCTGGAGATACTGGATTTAGCAAAAGTCTCTTTAAGAAAATAGGTCAAAAATTTAGGTTGGATGTGGCCTTTCTTCCGGTTGGTACTGATGCCTTATTCTTTAAGTGGTACCATCTTGGTGCGATTGACGCTCTTCGAGCATTTAAGCTGCTCGGAGCTAAAGCTTTTGTTCCAATTCATTGGGGGGTAATTAAGGGGATAAGCGGAGACTCTCTGAAAACTGTAATAAAGCTTTTGAAATCATCCTCCTCTTTCTTAAGGTTGCTTGATGTGGGAGATGCGGTTTCTTGGAGAGAGCTTTTAATGGGGGGCGGTACCGCCCCCCCACTTTTAACCTTCCCTAAGCAAGTTTAG
- a CDS encoding radical SAM protein, producing the protein MHGWWNWKYRACPAERFLLNPYAGCSVGCFFCYSRALPGYHREAFLKDLVFVWVNFAEGLSRRLDKLYISPPGYLSPTSDPFQPVNLKYRIAEKVIRAFIERNLPILVVTKREISEEALSLLEKQRDSVFEVSLLALNEKLRRFLSPGGSTVKEILSSLEKASKRGIHTVLRLDPILPFINDKEDDIYALLKEAKERGVRHVVVSCLDIPLRIKRTVLSFLSRWDSSLPFKYDSLYKERVSNSIQASLTYRKELFSKVREIADSLSLTLSLCMEFTEDGKNLNEIYATSKNCEGKVMPISLRQGEKFLPLPCFNEGSCLTCFKPTCGVSALAMRGETKYLSYNDFRRMKVGERVGSLFGSCNFVDGN; encoded by the coding sequence ATTCACGGTTGGTGGAACTGGAAATATAGAGCTTGTCCGGCTGAAAGGTTTCTTCTTAACCCTTATGCAGGTTGTAGCGTGGGATGTTTTTTCTGTTACTCTAGAGCTCTTCCAGGGTACCACAGGGAGGCATTCTTAAAGGATCTCGTTTTCGTGTGGGTTAATTTCGCTGAAGGGCTTTCAAGAAGGCTTGACAAACTGTATATATCTCCTCCAGGGTACCTTTCCCCTACAAGCGACCCTTTTCAGCCTGTAAATCTTAAATATAGGATCGCTGAAAAGGTTATAAGAGCCTTCATTGAAAGAAACCTACCTATATTGGTAGTTACAAAGAGGGAGATAAGCGAGGAGGCACTGTCTCTTCTCGAAAAGCAGAGAGATAGTGTATTTGAGGTTAGCCTTTTAGCTTTAAATGAAAAATTAAGGAGATTCTTATCCCCTGGTGGTTCAACCGTTAAGGAGATTTTAAGCTCTCTTGAAAAGGCTTCGAAAAGAGGTATTCACACGGTTTTAAGGTTAGACCCTATTCTTCCCTTTATAAATGATAAGGAAGATGATATATACGCTTTGCTTAAGGAAGCGAAAGAAAGAGGGGTTAGGCACGTTGTGGTTTCCTGTCTTGACATTCCGTTAAGAATTAAGAGGACTGTTTTATCTTTTCTTTCTCGTTGGGATAGCTCCCTTCCATTTAAATACGATTCTCTTTATAAAGAGAGGGTTTCAAACTCTATTCAGGCGAGCCTAACCTATCGAAAGGAGCTCTTTTCTAAAGTTAGGGAGATAGCTGATTCCTTAAGTCTTACTCTTTCTCTTTGCATGGAATTTACTGAAGATGGAAAGAACTTAAATGAGATTTATGCTACCTCTAAAAACTGTGAGGGTAAGGTTATGCCGATTTCCTTGAGGCAAGGCGAAAAGTTCTTACCCCTTCCCTGTTTTAACGAAGGGTCATGTCTGACCTGTTTTAAACCGACCTGTGGAGTTAGTGCATTAGCTATGAGGGGAGAGACCAAATATCTTTCATATAACGATTTCAGGAGGATGAAGGTTGGTGAACGGGTGGGTTCGCTTTTTGGGTCATGCAACTTTGTGGATGGAAATTGA
- the cobO gene encoding cob(I)yrinic acid a,c-diamide adenosyltransferase, producing the protein MSLGLIQVYTGNGKGKTTASLGLAMRALGHGYKVIIIQFMKGWEGYGEIKSAEKLGLKMVRFGRASFVDRNNPDEEDVKEAKRGLKFAYEVISSGEYDMVILDEINVALDYKLLSLDEVLSLMEVKPPHVELVLTGRYAHAKVVERADLVSEVIEIKHPYSKGIEMRRGVDY; encoded by the coding sequence TTGTCTTTGGGATTAATTCAGGTTTACACCGGTAATGGTAAGGGAAAAACTACAGCTTCCTTGGGACTTGCTATGAGGGCTTTGGGGCACGGGTATAAGGTTATAATAATTCAGTTTATGAAGGGATGGGAAGGATACGGAGAGATTAAGTCTGCTGAGAAGCTTGGGCTTAAGATGGTTAGATTTGGGAGAGCTTCCTTTGTAGATAGAAACAACCCCGATGAGGAAGACGTCAAGGAGGCTAAGAGAGGACTGAAATTCGCTTATGAAGTTATATCAAGCGGAGAATATGATATGGTTATTCTCGATGAAATAAACGTGGCCCTAGATTATAAGCTTCTTTCCTTAGATGAGGTCTTAAGCCTTATGGAAGTTAAGCCTCCTCACGTGGAGCTTGTTTTGACCGGTAGATATGCCCATGCCAAGGTGGTGGAAAGGGCGGATTTGGTAAGCGAAGTAATAGAAATTAAGCATCCCTATAGTAAAGGTATTGAAATGAGAAGGGGTGTAGATTATTAA
- a CDS encoding CoA pyrophosphatase, which produces MKNEVKKAAVLIPFMIKDNKLHLVFTLRNQNLSYHGGQICFPGGRQEEGELPIQTALREAEEEIGLNRELVEIVAELQEEMAYTSNYLIKPFVALIKEDVNFKVNEREVKEIIVLPLEVFLSLPLKVETSITRGREISYPVYEWKGYKIWGATARIVSKLLERKDVLDELNRRTHVHIGRNMESNRERGSA; this is translated from the coding sequence ATGAAAAACGAAGTCAAGAAAGCGGCGGTTTTAATTCCCTTTATGATAAAAGACAATAAGCTACATTTAGTATTTACCTTAAGAAATCAAAATTTAAGCTACCATGGAGGACAAATATGCTTTCCAGGAGGAAGACAAGAGGAGGGAGAATTACCTATCCAGACAGCTCTAAGGGAGGCTGAAGAAGAGATAGGCTTAAATAGAGAGCTAGTAGAAATAGTAGCGGAGCTTCAAGAGGAAATGGCCTACACAAGTAATTACCTTATAAAACCCTTCGTAGCATTAATTAAAGAAGATGTCAACTTTAAGGTTAATGAAAGGGAAGTAAAGGAGATAATAGTTTTACCTCTTGAGGTGTTTCTTTCTCTACCGCTTAAGGTAGAAACCTCCATAACGAGGGGAAGGGAGATCTCTTACCCTGTTTACGAATGGAAGGGATATAAAATCTGGGGAGCAACAGCAAGAATAGTAAGTAAACTATTAGAAAGGAAAGATGTCTTAGATGAGCTTAATAGGCGCACACATGTCCATATCGGGAGGAATATGGAAAGCAATAGAGAGAGGGGAAGCGCTTAA
- a CDS encoding deoxyribonuclease IV, with amino-acid sequence MSLIGAHMSISGGIWKAIERGEALKCEAIQIFTKNQLQWFGKRLSALDIEMFYNEWKKSNVKKIIAHTSYLINLASPENKSYEKSISALIEEIKRCDELSIPYLVMHAGSHKGRGEEWGIKRIASALKIVFEETSGSQARILLETTAGQGNNLGHKFDHLAEIMSIVGKDDRLGVCLDTAHVFASGYDISTEHGYRNTIKYFSRIIGIEFLFALHLNDSASPLGSKLDRHAHIGKGLIGEKTFSLILNDERFKEKPMIIETPKGGNWDAINLATLRKLRGY; translated from the coding sequence ATGAGCTTAATAGGCGCACACATGTCCATATCGGGAGGAATATGGAAAGCAATAGAGAGAGGGGAAGCGCTTAAATGCGAAGCTATACAAATCTTCACTAAGAATCAGCTTCAGTGGTTCGGAAAAAGGCTGAGCGCTCTCGATATAGAGATGTTTTACAACGAATGGAAAAAGAGTAATGTAAAAAAGATAATAGCCCATACCTCATACCTCATAAACTTAGCATCTCCTGAGAATAAAAGCTATGAAAAATCTATATCAGCTCTGATAGAAGAAATAAAAAGATGCGATGAGCTTAGTATCCCCTATCTAGTAATGCATGCTGGATCCCATAAGGGAAGAGGAGAGGAATGGGGAATAAAAAGAATTGCTAGTGCCTTAAAGATAGTTTTCGAGGAGACATCCGGGAGCCAGGCAAGAATACTCCTTGAGACTACCGCAGGTCAGGGAAATAACTTGGGTCACAAGTTTGACCACCTTGCCGAGATAATGAGCATAGTCGGTAAGGATGACCGCTTGGGAGTATGTCTTGATACTGCTCATGTGTTTGCATCAGGATACGACATATCCACAGAGCATGGCTATAGAAACACCATAAAATATTTTAGCAGAATAATAGGTATTGAATTTCTCTTCGCTCTTCACTTAAACGATTCAGCAAGCCCTTTGGGAAGCAAGCTTGACAGACATGCTCATATTGGAAAAGGGCTAATAGGTGAAAAGACCTTTTCACTTATATTAAATGATGAACGTTTCAAGGAAAAGCCTATGATAATAGAAACCCCAAAGGGAGGAAACTGGGATGCCATAAACTTAGCAACTTTAAGGAAGTTAAGGGGTTATTGA
- a CDS encoding aldolase/citrate lyase family protein has protein sequence MYKSFKELKSSGRKLLGMFVQSRSEEIVEIIGHAGFDFVIIDMEHGPFDIEGALRLVRAAEAVGITPIVRVPENSNIAILKALDIGASAIVVPGISSREDAEKAIKASKYGPIGVRGACPCVRANKYGGGYRDYLTRANEETSVILLVEGKEGVTAFDEIISLPHIDGIMLGPFDLSVSLGVPGNIYDPLVRNSLKEMSQKAKEKSIYVGTFSVSLDDVKEWFSIGLNYVAYNVDTLLFYETCKKARDYIMGDMNLTAR, from the coding sequence ATGTATAAAAGCTTTAAGGAGTTAAAATCCTCTGGAAGGAAGCTCTTAGGTATGTTTGTCCAATCAAGGAGCGAAGAGATAGTAGAGATAATAGGTCATGCAGGCTTCGACTTCGTTATAATCGATATGGAACACGGCCCATTCGATATAGAGGGAGCCTTAAGACTAGTCAGAGCCGCAGAAGCGGTAGGAATAACGCCAATAGTAAGGGTTCCCGAAAACTCTAATATAGCTATACTTAAGGCTCTCGACATAGGAGCTTCAGCCATCGTAGTTCCAGGAATATCCTCGCGTGAAGATGCAGAAAAAGCCATTAAAGCATCAAAGTATGGACCAATCGGAGTAAGAGGAGCATGCCCATGTGTGAGAGCAAATAAATACGGAGGTGGGTATAGAGATTATCTAACCAGAGCTAACGAAGAAACCTCCGTAATACTTTTAGTTGAAGGAAAAGAGGGGGTCACGGCTTTTGATGAGATCATAAGCTTGCCACATATAGATGGGATAATGCTTGGCCCTTTCGATCTATCGGTTTCTTTAGGAGTTCCTGGAAATATATACGATCCCCTAGTTAGAAACTCCTTAAAAGAAATGTCCCAAAAAGCAAAGGAGAAATCGATCTACGTGGGAACGTTCTCCGTAAGCCTCGATGATGTTAAAGAATGGTTTTCTATTGGTTTAAACTACGTGGCTTACAATGTAGATACTTTGCTTTTTTACGAAACATGCAAGAAAGCAAGAGATTATATAATGGGAGATATGAACCTCACCGCTCGGTGA
- the hcp gene encoding hydroxylamine reductase, which translates to MQMFCYQCSQTVKGTGCIERGVCGKSPTLARLQDNLLFAIKGISAYYYHARELGHDDPEIAGFLDEALYSTLTNVNFDAEEFVKYALEAGRFNLKAMKLLKKAHIEAYGEPTPVEVETGTKKGKGIIVTGHNLKALEELLKQVEGSNVYVYTHSEMLPAHGYPGLRKYGNLAGNLGRAWYDQRRLFAEYPVAILGTSNCVLIPDESYKDRMFTTSIARLPGVRHLGSYDYGEVIEKAKGLPDLEEKPGTYKLKTGFSTTVVASLADKVKELVKAGKIRHFFVVGGCDVPFKRNEYYREFVQKLPKETIIVTLACGKFRINDLDLGDIDGIPRLIDVGQCNDTIVAIEIAEALAKLFNMPVTQLPLTLVLTWMEQKAVAILWTLLSLGFKNIYIGPIVPAWVNEDILKVLVTEFGIKVISEPEKDIREILKI; encoded by the coding sequence ATGCAGATGTTTTGTTACCAGTGCTCTCAGACCGTTAAGGGTACAGGATGTATAGAGCGTGGCGTTTGCGGGAAGAGCCCGACTTTAGCGAGGCTTCAGGATAATCTATTGTTTGCGATAAAGGGAATATCTGCTTACTATTATCATGCGAGAGAGCTGGGGCATGACGATCCAGAAATAGCTGGCTTTTTAGATGAGGCTCTTTATAGTACCTTGACTAATGTAAACTTTGATGCGGAGGAATTCGTTAAATATGCGCTTGAGGCAGGAAGGTTTAACTTAAAGGCGATGAAGTTGCTTAAAAAGGCGCACATCGAGGCTTATGGGGAGCCTACGCCAGTTGAAGTGGAAACGGGGACTAAAAAAGGGAAAGGTATAATTGTCACAGGACATAATCTAAAAGCGCTAGAAGAGCTTTTAAAGCAGGTTGAGGGATCCAACGTCTATGTATATACGCATTCCGAGATGTTACCCGCTCATGGCTATCCAGGGCTTAGAAAGTATGGAAATCTAGCAGGTAACCTTGGAAGAGCCTGGTATGATCAGAGAAGGCTATTTGCGGAGTATCCCGTTGCTATTCTTGGAACATCAAACTGTGTACTTATTCCAGATGAGTCTTATAAAGATAGGATGTTTACTACAAGCATAGCTAGGCTTCCTGGAGTTAGACATCTGGGGAGCTACGATTATGGAGAGGTTATTGAGAAGGCAAAAGGCCTGCCAGACCTCGAGGAAAAGCCGGGAACATATAAGCTTAAAACAGGTTTTTCTACGACTGTTGTAGCTTCGCTTGCGGACAAGGTAAAAGAGCTTGTTAAAGCTGGTAAAATAAGGCACTTCTTTGTTGTTGGTGGATGCGATGTTCCTTTCAAGAGAAACGAATATTATAGGGAGTTCGTTCAGAAGCTTCCGAAAGAAACTATTATCGTTACTCTTGCTTGTGGAAAATTTAGAATAAACGATCTTGACCTTGGAGATATAGATGGGATTCCAAGGCTTATCGATGTTGGTCAGTGTAACGATACGATAGTTGCTATTGAGATCGCAGAAGCTCTTGCTAAACTCTTTAATATGCCTGTGACCCAGCTGCCACTTACGCTTGTTTTAACATGGATGGAGCAGAAAGCGGTGGCAATTCTCTGGACCTTGTTATCTTTAGGCTTTAAGAATATCTATATAGGGCCAATAGTTCCTGCATGGGTTAATGAGGATATATTAAAGGTATTAGTTACGGAATTTGGTATAAAGGTTATCTCAGAGCCGGAAAAGGATATAAGGGAAATCCTCAAGATATGA
- a CDS encoding Crp/Fnr family transcriptional regulator produces the protein MNVEELIPHGEIIEYKKGEIVRYQDEPINEVLVLLEGTLGMEYISESGKILKIDFIKPVRIIASGLIFSKEPRFPVNVVAESDTKILEIKKELFLDILMKKKDLLRFFLQDISEHFKTVSQKLFFTTTRTLKEKLLQYILQYANEDGEAFLPLSIEELSKVFGCTRPALSRVFQELTREKIIEKIGRKVKILKPPYPTKN, from the coding sequence ATGAATGTAGAGGAACTAATCCCGCACGGGGAAATAATCGAATACAAAAAGGGAGAAATTGTAAGATACCAAGATGAACCGATAAATGAGGTCCTCGTGCTTTTAGAGGGAACGCTCGGAATGGAGTACATATCTGAAAGCGGTAAGATTCTAAAAATTGATTTTATAAAACCCGTTCGAATCATAGCCTCAGGACTCATATTTTCCAAGGAGCCAAGGTTTCCTGTAAATGTGGTAGCAGAGAGCGATACAAAGATTCTCGAGATAAAAAAGGAGCTTTTTCTTGATATCCTAATGAAGAAAAAGGATCTTTTAAGGTTTTTTCTCCAGGATATCTCAGAGCACTTTAAAACCGTATCGCAAAAGCTCTTTTTCACAACCACAAGAACACTAAAGGAAAAGCTCTTACAATATATTCTGCAATATGCAAACGAAGATGGGGAAGCTTTCCTACCTTTAAGTATAGAAGAGCTATCTAAAGTCTTTGGTTGTACACGTCCCGCCCTATCAAGGGTTTTTCAGGAGCTTACAAGAGAAAAGATAATCGAAAAGATTGGAAGAAAGGTAAAAATTCTGAAACCCCCATATCCTACAAAAAATTAA
- a CDS encoding citryl-CoA lyase yields the protein MAISREIPIPVDREITKIEPNHIIVRGVKIEELIKGWSFAEVVWFLLKGERPSPERARMLEAIFVAMCDHGPTPSSTKAARLIVSAGSPIQAAIAGGILAFGDHHAGAIELAMKLFQEGVEELIENRGLSFEEAAQVIFEDYNKRDKKIPGYGHRYHKRDPRPPALISLAKKLEVDGPHLKLAIEIEKILSETKGIYMNIDGASGAILSDMGFPYLTGRGIFAIGRVPGLLAEVLLELLAYKPFRKDL from the coding sequence ATGGCAATAAGTAGAGAAATACCTATACCAGTGGATAGGGAAATAACGAAGATAGAACCGAACCATATAATAGTTAGAGGAGTAAAGATAGAGGAGCTTATTAAAGGATGGAGCTTTGCAGAGGTCGTTTGGTTCCTCCTTAAGGGAGAACGTCCCTCCCCCGAAAGAGCAAGAATGCTTGAGGCAATATTTGTCGCTATGTGCGACCATGGGCCAACTCCCTCAAGCACAAAGGCCGCAAGACTAATAGTTTCTGCGGGCTCACCTATTCAAGCTGCCATAGCAGGAGGAATATTAGCCTTTGGAGATCATCATGCAGGAGCGATAGAGCTTGCTATGAAGTTGTTCCAAGAGGGAGTAGAAGAGCTTATAGAAAATAGAGGTTTATCCTTTGAAGAAGCAGCCCAAGTTATATTTGAAGACTATAATAAAAGGGACAAAAAAATACCAGGATACGGTCACAGATATCATAAGAGAGATCCTCGTCCACCCGCTTTAATATCCTTGGCTAAAAAGCTTGAAGTAGATGGCCCACACCTAAAGCTCGCTATCGAGATAGAGAAAATACTTTCAGAAACCAAGGGGATATACATGAACATAGATGGTGCCTCAGGAGCCATTTTAAGCGATATGGGATTTCCTTACCTTACAGGAAGAGGAATATTTGCTATAGGAAGGGTCCCTGGCCTTCTAGCAGAGGTCCTATTAGAGCTTCTAGCTTACAAACCTTTTAGAAAAGACCTTTAG
- a CDS encoding aspartate/glutamate racemase family protein: MRREKAVLGILMLETRFPRIIGDVGNPQTYPFPVKLKKVSGANLKTVVWRTETSLINAFLEGAKELEKEGVKAITTSCGFTILFQDKLAQEVKVPVFASSLIMIPWVYKMIRGKIGVITANSRSLSQAHLEAAGANGIPVVIKGLEGKEEFRRVILEDSPDGDFTKIEKEVLETAKELVIEHPDIRGFVFECHNLPPYTPRVQMELGLPVFDFLTLAQFVYDSIANTP; encoded by the coding sequence ATGAGGAGAGAAAAGGCCGTGCTCGGTATACTAATGCTTGAGACTAGGTTCCCAAGAATAATAGGTGATGTGGGAAATCCTCAGACTTATCCCTTCCCCGTTAAGTTAAAGAAGGTAAGCGGAGCCAATTTAAAAACGGTGGTTTGGAGAACGGAAACAAGCTTAATAAATGCCTTTTTAGAGGGAGCAAAGGAGCTGGAAAAAGAGGGAGTTAAAGCCATAACTACAAGTTGCGGCTTTACCATCCTTTTCCAAGATAAATTGGCTCAAGAGGTTAAAGTCCCGGTTTTCGCTTCCTCCTTAATAATGATCCCATGGGTTTATAAGATGATAAGAGGAAAGATAGGAGTTATCACCGCCAACTCAAGGTCCTTATCCCAAGCTCATCTTGAAGCTGCAGGAGCAAATGGAATTCCAGTAGTAATAAAAGGGCTTGAAGGTAAAGAGGAGTTTAGAAGGGTTATTTTAGAAGACTCTCCCGATGGAGATTTCACAAAGATAGAAAAAGAGGTATTAGAAACCGCTAAAGAGCTAGTTATAGAGCATCCAGACATAAGGGGCTTCGTTTTCGAATGCCATAACCTTCCACCTTATACACCGAGGGTACAGATGGAGCTCGGTTTACCTGTGTTTGACTTTCTAACTTTAGCCCAATTCGTTTACGATTCTATAGCTAATACTCCTTAA
- a CDS encoding FAD-dependent oxidoreductase: protein MPKRLVVIGGVAAGPSAAFKAKRTNPDLEVLLITDEEDLSYGACGLPYLICEKISHRRSLIARDVEAFKRSGIEVMLKTRVESIDVNNKLVSAGAKKIPYDFLVIATGASSIVPPFEGINLDGIFTLRTLRDGDKIIDFIRREAPKRAVIVGAGYIGVEMAESFFSLGIKVTLIELMPQILINMDFDMAEKVEKYLNSNGIDILTSTKVLGFEGTKRVERVITDKGKVETDMVLLAIGVKPNSELAKEAGLTLGPKGSIDVNNLMETSVPGVYAAGDCADALHLVTGKKVYIPLGSTANKQGRVAGSNAAGERAVFPGVVGTAIVKVLNMEVSRTGLSLSEAKSEGLKTKSSLIESHTTAGYYPGGSSIWVKIITEEGTGRILGGQIVGGPGSATRINVLAIAASAGMKIWDFAYADLAYAPPFAPVWDPLLIAAQSLLKEY, encoded by the coding sequence ATGCCTAAGAGGCTTGTTGTCATAGGCGGTGTTGCGGCGGGCCCATCTGCAGCCTTTAAAGCTAAAAGGACGAACCCTGATCTGGAGGTCCTCTTGATAACTGATGAGGAGGATCTTTCATATGGTGCTTGTGGCCTTCCCTATTTGATATGTGAAAAGATCTCACATAGAAGGAGTCTCATAGCAAGGGATGTCGAAGCCTTTAAGAGAAGCGGTATCGAAGTTATGCTTAAAACTCGAGTTGAGTCTATAGATGTTAACAATAAGTTGGTTTCTGCTGGAGCTAAAAAGATACCTTACGATTTTCTTGTAATAGCTACGGGTGCAAGCTCGATAGTTCCTCCCTTTGAGGGTATTAACCTTGATGGCATCTTCACCCTGAGGACCCTTAGGGATGGAGATAAGATAATAGATTTTATAAGAAGGGAGGCTCCTAAAAGGGCTGTTATAGTTGGTGCTGGTTATATAGGGGTTGAAATGGCGGAGAGCTTTTTCTCCCTTGGTATTAAAGTTACCTTGATTGAGCTTATGCCTCAAATATTGATAAATATGGATTTCGATATGGCTGAGAAGGTGGAAAAATATCTTAATAGCAATGGAATTGACATATTGACTTCTACTAAAGTTTTGGGCTTTGAGGGAACGAAAAGGGTTGAAAGAGTTATAACCGATAAAGGAAAGGTAGAGACTGACATGGTTCTCCTTGCGATAGGAGTTAAGCCTAACTCAGAGCTCGCTAAGGAGGCTGGCCTAACCCTAGGGCCCAAGGGCTCTATCGATGTCAATAACTTAATGGAGACGTCTGTACCTGGAGTTTACGCTGCAGGTGATTGTGCGGATGCTTTGCATCTAGTTACGGGGAAGAAGGTTTACATCCCTTTAGGTAGCACTGCTAACAAGCAGGGAAGGGTTGCCGGAAGCAACGCGGCGGGAGAAAGAGCGGTGTTTCCTGGTGTTGTAGGTACTGCTATAGTTAAGGTTTTGAATATGGAGGTATCAAGAACCGGTTTAAGTTTAAGTGAAGCCAAATCTGAGGGGTTGAAGACGAAGAGCTCTCTTATAGAAAGCCATACTACAGCTGGTTATTATCCAGGTGGTTCATCTATATGGGTGAAGATAATTACTGAAGAGGGAACAGGCCGTATACTTGGCGGTCAGATAGTAGGTGGCCCTGGAAGCGCCACCAGGATAAATGTATTGGCTATTGCAGCCTCAGCTGGTATGAAAATATGGGATTTCGCTTATGCTGACTTAGCTTATGCACCTCCCTTTGCTCCCGTATGGGATCCTTTGCTAATAGCTGCCCAAAGCCTTCTTAAGGAGTATTAG
- a CDS encoding nucleoside-diphosphate kinase has product MEYTYIIIKPNADKWAENIISELPCDLEIVALHVSLPRQFWESFYIAHRGKSFFEKLLDFMSGGSTSHLIGYGKDVIRKVREAIGVTDPSKAAPNTIRARYGKSVTENAIHASDSLSSAHFELSCGLTGLLEYGYIDLKRFIELKERFLGKEEVGYA; this is encoded by the coding sequence GTGGAGTATACTTACATAATTATAAAGCCTAATGCGGATAAGTGGGCAGAGAATATCATTAGTGAGCTTCCCTGTGATCTTGAGATAGTTGCTCTTCATGTTTCCCTGCCCCGGCAGTTTTGGGAGAGCTTCTATATTGCTCATAGGGGGAAGAGCTTCTTTGAAAAGCTCCTTGATTTTATGTCAGGTGGGAGCACAAGTCATCTTATAGGTTATGGTAAGGATGTGATAAGGAAGGTTAGAGAGGCCATTGGTGTAACTGACCCATCTAAGGCGGCTCCTAATACCATAAGGGCAAGGTATGGCAAAAGTGTAACTGAAAACGCTATTCATGCTTCAGATAGCCTTTCCTCAGCGCATTTCGAGCTGAGTTGCGGATTGACTGGTCTGCTTGAATATGGCTACATAGACTTAAAGAGGTTTATAGAGCTTAAGGAGAGGTTTTTGGGCAAGGAGGAAGTGGGGTATGCCTAA